A single window of Tenericutes bacterium MZ-XQ DNA harbors:
- a CDS encoding glucohydrolase — MDRWYKQSVVYQIYPMSFCDSNHDGIGDIQGIISKLDYLKNLGVDIIWLSPIYQSPMDDNGYDISNYHEINPMFGVMDDFKELLEKIHQRDMYLIMDLVVNHTSDEHEWFKNALEHEDSPYRDYYVFRKERNIKKPLHSFFGGSAWEQVKNSDTYYLHMFSKKQPDLNWKNPKLRQEIYKMMNTWLDMGVDGFRMDVIDLIGKDIDQQIIGNGPYLHQYLKEMYQQCFKGRKVLTVGETGGATPEIAILYTSIDSYELDMVFQFQHIGLDQIKGKDKWHLKPLDLVELKAVLSNWQVKLYHQGWNSLYWNNHDQTRIVSRWGNDKEYRVESAKMLGAILHFMQGTPYIYQGEEIGMTNAYFNRIEQLRDIETLNMIKEKELVWDQSRIWEAIDKKGRDNSRTPMQWNEQAYAGFSDVKPWIDVNQNYHTINVENDLMDKDSILHFYQKLIRLRKEIKCIYEGKYELINPTDHQFFHYTRSTEDELIHVIANFTDQYLSSNDEVEGRMILSNYAENEKLYKPYEVRVYYQNKVGDHDAQLS, encoded by the coding sequence ATGGATAGATGGTACAAACAGTCGGTTGTATATCAGATATACCCTATGAGTTTTTGTGATAGTAATCACGATGGGATTGGGGATATTCAGGGTATCATTAGCAAACTTGATTATTTAAAAAACTTAGGTGTTGATATTATTTGGTTAAGTCCTATTTATCAATCACCTATGGATGATAATGGATATGATATATCAAATTATCATGAGATTAATCCAATGTTTGGAGTTATGGATGATTTTAAAGAGCTACTAGAAAAAATTCATCAAAGAGATATGTATTTAATTATGGATTTGGTAGTTAATCATACATCTGATGAACATGAATGGTTTAAAAATGCATTAGAACATGAGGATAGTCCATATAGAGATTACTACGTTTTTAGAAAAGAACGCAACATAAAAAAACCATTACATAGTTTTTTTGGTGGTAGTGCTTGGGAACAAGTCAAAAACAGTGATACATATTATTTGCACATGTTTTCAAAAAAACAACCTGATTTAAACTGGAAAAATCCCAAATTAAGACAAGAAATTTATAAAATGATGAATACTTGGTTAGATATGGGTGTCGATGGATTTAGAATGGATGTTATCGATCTTATTGGTAAGGATATTGACCAACAAATCATTGGTAATGGCCCTTATCTGCATCAGTATCTAAAAGAAATGTATCAACAATGTTTTAAAGGAAGAAAAGTGTTAACAGTTGGTGAAACTGGTGGGGCAACTCCTGAGATTGCGATATTATATACATCCATTGACTCATATGAGTTGGATATGGTTTTTCAGTTTCAACATATTGGATTAGATCAAATCAAAGGGAAAGATAAATGGCATTTAAAACCTTTAGATTTGGTAGAATTAAAAGCTGTATTATCCAATTGGCAAGTCAAGTTGTATCATCAAGGTTGGAATAGTTTATATTGGAATAATCATGATCAAACGAGAATTGTATCAAGATGGGGCAATGATAAAGAATATCGTGTTGAAAGTGCAAAAATGCTTGGGGCAATCCTTCACTTTATGCAAGGAACACCGTATATATATCAGGGTGAAGAAATTGGTATGACCAATGCATATTTCAATCGCATAGAACAACTTAGAGATATAGAAACGTTAAATATGATTAAAGAAAAAGAACTTGTATGGGATCAATCTAGAATATGGGAAGCGATTGATAAAAAAGGAAGAGATAATTCTAGAACACCGATGCAATGGAACGAGCAAGCTTATGCAGGCTTTAGTGATGTAAAACCATGGATTGATGTGAATCAGAATTATCATACAATTAACGTTGAAAACGATCTGATGGATAAAGATTCAATCTTGCACTTTTATCAAAAGCTTATTAGATTAAGAAAAGAGATTAAGTGTATTTATGAAGGTAAGTATGAACTGATTAATCCAACAGATCATCAGTTCTTTCATTACACTAGAAGCACAGAAGATGAACTTATTCATGTCATCGCCAATTTCACTGATCAGTATTTATCAAGTAATGATGAAGTAGAAGGGCGTATGATTTTGTCTAATTATGCTGAAAATGAAAAACTGTATAAACCATACGAAGTTAGAGTTTATTATCAAAATAAGGTAGGCGATCATGATGCTCAGCTATCATAA
- a CDS encoding sulfatase translates to MRIIYIDIDTMRPDHLGCYGYQKNTSPHIDQIANEGIVFENYYTSDAPCLPSRTALFSGQFGIHTGVTNHGNTASQLKIDPKRDFKHRFERDSLFGMLRTHGYYTCGITPFASRHSAWYFYAGFNEIHDTGKFGDESAHDILPIAKKWLDEKAKDNDWYLHINFWDPHTPYRVPMDYEGKIEDEQLPEWLNEEVFKKHYKMAGPHCAQEIGMYSDYENRDKFPRQMGRLDSLEDVKKLYEGYDLGIKYADDAVGEIVKILKEKGVYEDTVIMISSDHGETLGEMGIYAEHGLADQMTCHIPMIIKWPGGMSGSRVSGFHYNLDLVPTVAELIGYKHKSPYWDGKSYAKTIMEGKPNHHEHLIISQMSHVVQRSVRFQNFLYVRTYHDGFHFFPKHMLFDLKNDPYEQTNIAEKHPEIMRIAESILFDWVDEQMMKSEDKVDPLWTVLKEGGPFHANGNLQRYCETHLVKTNRTKYIDLYKKIHPKEFQK, encoded by the coding sequence ATGAGAATTATATACATTGACATCGATACAATGAGACCAGATCATTTGGGATGCTATGGATATCAAAAAAACACATCACCACATATTGACCAAATCGCAAATGAGGGGATTGTTTTTGAAAACTATTACACATCTGATGCACCTTGTTTACCATCACGTACAGCACTTTTTTCTGGTCAATTTGGTATACACACAGGCGTAACAAATCACGGAAATACAGCTTCTCAATTAAAAATTGATCCTAAACGTGATTTTAAACACAGATTTGAGAGAGATAGTCTTTTTGGGATGTTAAGAACGCATGGTTACTACACTTGTGGAATAACACCCTTCGCTTCTAGGCATTCAGCGTGGTATTTTTATGCAGGGTTTAATGAAATACATGATACTGGAAAATTTGGTGACGAGTCAGCACATGACATCCTACCCATTGCAAAAAAATGGTTAGATGAAAAAGCAAAAGACAATGATTGGTATCTACACATTAATTTTTGGGATCCACATACACCTTATAGAGTGCCTATGGATTATGAAGGTAAAATAGAAGACGAACAACTACCAGAGTGGTTAAATGAAGAAGTGTTTAAAAAACATTATAAAATGGCAGGTCCACATTGCGCACAAGAAATTGGTATGTACTCAGATTATGAAAATCGTGATAAATTCCCTAGACAAATGGGAAGACTTGATAGTTTAGAAGATGTAAAGAAACTTTATGAAGGATATGATTTAGGTATAAAATATGCGGATGATGCAGTCGGTGAAATCGTAAAAATCCTTAAAGAAAAAGGCGTTTACGAAGATACTGTTATTATGATTTCATCTGATCACGGTGAAACGTTAGGTGAAATGGGTATTTATGCAGAACACGGTCTTGCTGATCAAATGACATGTCATATTCCGATGATTATTAAGTGGCCAGGAGGTATGTCTGGTTCAAGAGTTTCAGGGTTCCATTATAATCTTGATTTAGTACCAACTGTAGCAGAACTTATTGGATATAAACATAAATCACCATATTGGGATGGAAAGAGTTATGCAAAAACAATCATGGAAGGGAAACCTAATCATCATGAACATTTAATTATATCGCAAATGTCTCATGTTGTGCAGCGTTCTGTTAGATTTCAAAACTTCCTTTATGTTCGTACATATCATGATGGATTCCATTTTTTTCCAAAACATATGTTGTTTGATTTAAAAAATGATCCATATGAACAAACGAATATTGCTGAGAAACATCCTGAAATTATGAGAATCGCCGAAAGCATATTATTTGATTGGGTTGATGAGCAAATGATGAAATCAGAAGACAAAGTAGATCCGCTTTGGACAGTTTTAAAAGAAGGCGGACCATTTCATGCGAATGGAAATCTACAACGATATTGTGAAACACATTTAGTTAAAACAAACCGTACAAAATACATCGATTTATACAAAAAGATTCATCCTAAAGAATTTCAAAAATAG